From Coffea arabica cultivar ET-39 chromosome 2e, Coffea Arabica ET-39 HiFi, whole genome shotgun sequence, the proteins below share one genomic window:
- the LOC113730459 gene encoding uncharacterized protein isoform X2 translates to MELVPVTSQKHDPAWKHCQMYKNGERVQLKCVYCGKIFKGGGIHRIKEHLAGQKGNASSCLRVLPDVRLLMQESLNGVVMKKRKKQKLAEEITNYNVDNASEVDALTINNCGLNTEVNLLPVPDTLEQDSNFFVGREEGGGGNKASGRKKKGRVRKASSSANPNAIVACSNAAIATKKVNNHVHMAIGRFLFDVGVPLDAVNSVYFQPMIEAIASQGDGVVGPSYHDLRSWILKNAVQEVRNDIDQYTGSWGKTGCSVLVDEWVSEKGKTFLSFLVNSSEGTMFFRSADITNLVNSEDSLFELLKEVVEEVGVRNVMQVITNSEERYLAAARRLTDSYPSVFWTPCAAHCISLMLEDISRLEWVKSVLDQARTISRFMYNHNVVLNMMRRYTFGVDLVDLGITRSATHFTTLKRMVNIRHNLQSMVTSEEWMESPYSKKPEAFAVLDYIGNQSFWSTCALLTRLVDPLLRLLRIVGSDKRPAMGYVYAGVYRAKETIKKELTDKKEYSTYWDIIDHRWEQLQRHPLHAAGFYLNPNFFYSTEGDVHLHIRSLVYDCIEKLVPDPKFQDKVVKEIGSYHNGAGDFGRKMAVRARDTLLPAEWWSTYGGGCPNLARLAIRILSQTCSLIYFKQNQIPYEQMHDTRNCLERQRLNDLVFVQKNLWLKQMVQRNKEQDSVDPISYEHISILEDWVTGKPLCSEDLDSSDWMIVDPPLGNTMLLGTPIDDFEALGTGFDDYEIFEGVKDSEEENGG, encoded by the exons ATGGAACTGGTACCTGTGACATCACAAAAACATGATCCTGCATGGAAGCACTGTCAAATGTATAAGAATGGTGAAAGGGTTCAGCTCAAGTGTGTGTATTGTGGGAAGATTTTTAAGGGTGGTGGAATCCATAGGATTAAGGAACATCTAGCTGGGCAAAAGGGTAATGCCTCTAGTTGTTTGAGAGTTCTGCCTGATGTTCGCCTTCTAATGCAAGAGAGCTTGAATGGGGTTGTtatgaaaaagaggaaaaagcaaAAACTTGCTGAAGAAATAACCAATTATAATGTGGATAATGCTAGTGAAGTTGATGCTTTGACTATAAATAATTGCGGTCTAAACACTGAAGTTAACTTGCTTCCTGTCCCAGATACGCTTGAACAGGACTCGAATTTTTTTGTGGGTAGGGAGGAAGGAGGAGGTGGAAATAAAGCAAGTGGTAGGAAGAAGAAGGGGAGAGTTAGAAAAGCATCTAGTTCTGCCAATCCTAATGCAATTGTTGCTTGTAGTAATGCAGCTATAGCTACGAAAAAGGTGAATAATCATGTCCATATGGCAATAGGGCGGTTTTTGTTTGACGTAGGGGTACCTTTAGACGCTGTGAATTCAGTTTATTTCCAACCCATGATTGAGGCGATTGCTTCTCAAGGTGATGGCGTTGTTGGACCATCTTACCATGATCTTCGGAGCTGGATCTTGAAGAATGCAGTTCAAGAAGTTAGAAATGATATTGACCAATACACAGGTTCTTGGGGAAAGACAGGATGTTCTGTATTGGTAGATGAATGGGTTTCAGAAAAAGGTAAAACTTTTTTAAGTTTCTTGGTAAATAGCTCCGAAGGGACAATGTTTTTCAGGTCTGCAGATATAACCAACTTGGTAAACTCTGAGGATTCTCTGTTTGAATTGCTTAAGGAGGTGGTAGAAGAAGTTGGTGTGAGAAATGTGATGCAAGTAATTACTAATAGTGAGGAGCGATATCTTGCTGCCGCTAGAAGACTGACTGATTCTTATCCCTCTGTATTCTGGACTCCTTGTGCTGCTCACTGCATAAGTTTGATGCTGGAGGACATCAGCAGGCTTGAGTGGGTAAAATCAGTACTTGACCAAGCCAGAACAATATCAAGATTCATGTATAATCATAATGTTGTTCTGAACATGATGAGACGGTACACTTTTGGAGTTGATTTAGTTGATCTGGGAATCACTCGCTCTGCAACACATTTTACGACGTTGAAGCGAATGGTTAACATAAGACACAATTTGCAATCCATGGTCACTTCAGAGGAGTGGATGGAGAGCCCATACTCAAAGAAACCAGAGGCATTTGCTGTGCTAGATTATATTGGTAATCAATCATTTTGGTCCACTTGTGCCTTACTTACTCGATTAGTTGATCCACTTTTGAGACTTCTGAGGATAGTTGGAAGCGACAAGAGGCCTGCCATGGGATATGTTTATGCTGGAGTATATCGAGCCAAAGAAACAATTAAGAAAGAACTCACTGATAAGAAGGAATATTCCACGTATTGGGATATTATAGATCATAGATGGGAACAACTTCAGCGTCATCCTCTTCATGCCGCTGGTTTCTACCTAAATCCTAACTTCTTTTACAGTACCGAAGGTGATGTACATCTTCATATCCGTTCACTGGTATATGACTGCATTGAGAAGTTGGTTCCAGACCCAAAATTTCAAGATAAAGTTGTGAAAGAGATAGGTTCTTATCACAATGGTGCTGGAGATTTTGGACGAAAGATGGCTGTTAGAGCTAGAGATACTTTACTTCCAG CTGAGTGGTGGTCAACTTATGGTGGGGGTTGCCCAAATCTGGCACGTTTAGCCATCCGCATTCTGAGTCAAACTTGCAGTCTGATCTActttaagcaaaatcaaatccCTTATGAGCAGATGCATGATACCAGAAACTGCTTAGAGCGACAGAGGCTTAATGACCTTGTCTTCGTCCAAAAGAACTTGTGGTTGAAGCAAAT GGTTCAAAGGAACAAAGAACAGGATTCAGTTGACCCGATATCGTATGAGCATATTTCCATTCTTGAGGACTGGGTGACGGGGAAACCATTATGCTCAGAAGACTTGGACAGCTCAGATTGGATGATAGTTGATCCACCTTTAGGCAACACAATGCTTTTAGGAACACcaattgatgattttgaagccCTCGGTACAG GCTTCGATGATTATGAAATTTTTGAGGGGGTGAAAGACAGTGAAGAAGAAAACGGAGGATAA
- the LOC113729531 gene encoding LOB domain-containing protein 33-like: MTGMGSSCGACKFLRRRCTIECVYAPYFGYEQAASHFEAVHRVFGASNVSKLLLNLPVQNRAEAAITISYEALARMQDPIYGCVAHIFALEQQVACLKEEIEMIETQMASLAVDVTSSCESYNVADYSNPEIAFGCDQYMNLENFINQQQMELDPITYTEVKACDDSQMMVQFPPGNGWEDAISQLSSSNSNLSEPLIQEFTQTIYEQCLWPEYCSTLN, from the exons ATGACGGGAATGGGCTCTTCTTGTGGAGCATGCAAGTTCTTGAGAAGAAGGTGCACAATAGAATGTGTGTATGCTCCTTATTTCGGTTACGAACAAGCAGCTAGTCATTTTGAAGCAGTGCATAGGGTGTTTGGAGCTAGCAACGTCTCCAAGTTATTGCTAAATCTTCCAGTTCAAAACCGCGCTGAAGCTGCTATAACCATATCCTATGAAGCCCTGGCCAGAATGCAGGATCCCATATATGGTTGTGTTGCTCACATCTTTGCGCTCGAACAGCAG GTGGCCTGCCTGAAAGAGGAGATAGAAATGATTGAGACTCAAATGGCTAGTCTAGCAGTGGATGTCACGTCTAGCTGTGAAAGCTATAATGTCGCAGACTACTCAAATCCTGAGATAGCCTTTGGGTGTGATCAGTACATGAATCTAGAGAATTTCATAAATCAACAACAGATGGAACTGGACCCAATTACATACACAGAAGTTAAAGCTTGTGATGACAGCCAAATGATGGTACAGTTCCCTCCGGGAAATGGATGGGAGGATGCTATTTCCCAGCTCTCTTCTTCCAACTCGAACTTATCAGAGCCACTCATTCAGGAATTTACGCAAACTATTTACGAGCAATGCCTATGGCCAGAGTATTGCAGCACCTTAAACTGA
- the LOC113730456 gene encoding ribulose bisphosphate carboxylase/oxygenase activase, chloroplastic isoform X1 — protein MAAAVSSIGAVNFAPLNLNGSGAGAAVPSSAFFGSSLKKVNSSYTAPKVSPGNFKIVATEIDEDKQTEKDRWKGLSTDTSDDQQDITRGKGMVDSLFQAPSGSGTHYAVLSSYEYLSQGLRTYNLDNTIDGLYIAPAFMDKLVVHITKNYMSLPGIKVPLILGVWGGKGQGKSFQCELVFAKMGINPIMMSAGELESGNAGEPAKLIRQRYREAADIIRKGKMCCLFINDLDAGAGRLGGTTQYTVNNQMVNATLMNIADNPTCVQLPGMYNKEENPRVPVIVTGNDFSTLYAPLIRDGRMEKFYWAPTRDDRIGVCTGIFRADNVPQEEIVKLVDTFPGQSIDFFGALRARVYDDEVRKWVSGVGVDKVGKKLVNSREGPPQFEKPAMTLEKLLEYGNMLVQEQENVKRVQLADKYLNEAALGDANEDAVESGSFYGKAAQQVGVPVPEGCTDPNANNFDPTARSDDGSCLYTL, from the exons ATGGCAGCCGCCGTCTCCTCAATCGGAGCTGTCAACTTTGCCCCG CTCAACTTGAATGGCTCTGGAGCTGGAGCTGCGGTTCCTAGCTCAGCCTTCTTCGGCAGCAGCCTGAAGAAGGTGAACTCATCCTACACAGCCCCAAAGGTTTCACCGGGAAACTTTAAAATCGTGGCTACTGAGATTGACGAGGATAAGCAGACCGAGAAGGACAGATGGAAGGGCCTAAGCACTGATACCTCTGATGATCAACAAGACATCACCAGAGGAAAGGGCATGGTTGATTCTCTCTTCCAAGCCCCCTCGGGATCGGGAACCCACTATGCTGTCCTCAGCTCTTACGAATACCTCAGTCAGGGACTTCGCAC ATACAATTTGGACAACACCATCGACGGTTTGTACATCGCTCCTGCCTTCATGGACAAGCTCGTTGTTCACATAACCAAGAACTACATGTCCTTGCCTGGCATCAAG GTCCCCCTCATCCTGGGTGTCTGGGGAGGCAAAGGTCAAGGAAAATCTTTCCAGTGTGAGCTCGTCTTTGCCAAGATGGGAATCAA CCCTATCATGATGAGTGCCGGAGAACTGGAAAGCGGAAATGCAGGAGAGCCAGCCAAGCTTATCAGGCAAAGATACAGAGAAGCAGCTGACATTATCAGGAAGGGAAAAATGTGCTGTCTCTTCATCAACGATCTTGATGCCGGTGCTGGTCGTCTCGGTGGAACTACACAATACACTGTTAACAACCAGATGGTTAACGCCACCCTCATGAACATTGCTGATAACCCCACCTGTGTCCAACTCCCCGGTATGTACAACAAAGAAGAGAACCCCCGTGTGCCCGTCATTGTCACCGGTAATGATTTCTCCACCTTGTATGCTCCCCTTATCCGTGATGGTCGTATGGAGAAATTCTACTGGGCACCAACCCGCGACGATCGTATTGGTGTCTGCACCGGTATTTTCCGAGCTGACAATGTTCCTCAGGAAGAAATTGTCAAACTTGTCGACACTTTCCCTGGTCAATCCATTG ATTTCTTTGGTGCAttgagggcaagagtgtacGATGATGAAGTGAGGAAGTGGGTTTCCGGTGTTGGAGTGGACAAAGTTGGGAAAAAGCTCGTGAACTCAAGGGAAGGCCCTCCACAGTTCGAGAAGCCTGCCATGACCTTGGAGAAACTCCTCGAGTACGGCAACATGCTCGTCCAAGAGCAGGAGAACGTGAAGAGGGTCCAATTGGCTGACAAGTACTTGAACGAGGCCGCTCTTGGTGATGCCAACGAGGATGCTGTTGAGAGTGGAAGTTTCTACG GCAAAGCAGCTCAGCAAGTGGGTGTTCCAGTTCCTGAAGGATGCACTGACCCTAATGCTAACAACTTTGATCCCACTGCAAGGAGTGATGATGGAAGCTGCTTATATACTCTCTAG
- the LOC113730460 gene encoding L-type lectin-domain containing receptor kinase S.4 → MAKKLFLSLLALIFLPSLLLSQSVEFLHAGFKDAGTTVTLNGAAEIDDSGIVKLTNDTQKLLGHAFQSNAILFKNSTTGKVFSFSTAFAFSIVPQFNSVNLGGHGMAFAISPTKELKGALSRQYLGLVNSNDNGNSSNHFLAVEFDTVQDFEFKDLNDNHVGIDINSVISSASIPAGYFADGNSTILDLNLKSGSIIQAWIDYDSSKNQLNVTLSLSSSKPNSSILSLDVDLSPIFEDYMYVGFSASTGLLAASHYVFGWSFKINGQAQSLDLPSLPKLPLPQKSHVKLILGTSISAVAFMGFAVLLSLYIVRRIKNMDVIEDWEHSVGPHRFPYKELKQATRGFRDKELLGFGGFGRVYKGTLPNSNTQVAVKRINHESKQGLREFVSEIASIGRLRHRNLVQLLGWCRRRGDLLLVYDFMPNGSLDKYLFDEPEMILTWEQRFKIIKGVASGLLYLHEGWEQTVIHRDIKAGNVLLDSEMNGRLGDFGLAKLYEHGSNPSTTRVVGTLGYLAPELTKTGKPTTSSDVFAFGAFLLEVVCGRRPIEPKALPEELVLVDWVWDRWKKGAILEAVDPRLGGLYDEVEAVVVLKLGLMCSSNSSERRPSMRQVVRYMEGEVVLPDFAAAPNEYNAKKGGGHGGEFEDFVHSYPTSSFDKVSAWSSADYVADKDDLEAGSISPLSVTGWKGKR, encoded by the coding sequence ATggcaaaaaaattatttctttctctCTTGGCCCTGATTTTTCTTCCAAGCTTACTTCTTTCTCAGTCTGTTGAGTTCTTGCATGCTGGTTTTAAGGACGCGGGCACCACTGTAACTCTCAATGGTGCTGCTGAGATTGACGATAGTGGTATAGTCAAGCTCACAAATGACACACAAAAATTACTTGGCCATGCCTTCCAATCAAATGCTATTTTGTTCAAGAACTCTACAACTGGTAAagttttctccttttcaaccGCTTTTGCGTTTTCAATTGTTCCCCAGTTTAATTCTGTAAATCTTGGTGGCCATGGAATGGCCTTTGCCATCTCGCCGACCAAAGAGCTCAAAGGGGCTCTTTCCCGTCAGTATTTGGGCTTGGTGAATTCAAATGATAATGGCAACTCTTCCAATCATTTCCTTGCTGTTGAGTTCGATACAGTTcaagattttgaatttaaagACTTAAATGATAATCATGTTGGCATAGATATCAATAGTGTGATCTCAAGTGCCTCAATACCAGCTGGCTATTTCGCTGATGGCAATTCAACAATATTAGACCTGAATCTCAAGTCTGGGAGTATAATTCAAGCCTGGATTGATTATGATTCCAGCAAAAATCAGCTCAATGTTACTCTTTCACTTTCCTCATCCAAACCCAACAGCTCCATTCTCTCGCTTGATGTGGATTTATCCCCAATTTTTGAGGATTACATGTACGTAGGCTTTTCTGCTTCAACTGGTTTGCTTGCTGCCTCTCACTATGTCTTTGGTTGGAGTTTCAAGATCAATGGGCAAGCTCAGTCCTTAGATCTACCTTCGCTTCCTAAACTTCCTTTACCCCAAAAGAGCCACGTGAAATTGATTTTAGGGACATCTATATCAGCTGTTGCATTCATGGGATTTGCGGTTCTGTTGTCTCTGTACATAGTCAGGAGGATCAAAAATATGGATGTGATTGAGGACTGGGAACATTCGGTAGGCCCACACCGATTCCCCTATAAAGAGCTCAAACAAGCAACCAGAGGTTTCAGAGACAAAGAGCTATTGGGGTTTGGCGGATTTGGCCGGGTTTATAAAGGAACTTTGCCTAACTCCAATACCCAAGTTGCAGTTAAGAGAATAAACCATGAATCGAAGCAGGGTTTGCGTGAATTCGTATCAGAGATTGCCAGCATTGGCCGACTTAGGCACAGAAACTTGGTTCAGTTACTGGGGTGGTGTCGGAGGAGAGGTGATTTGTTACTTGTATATGACTTCATGCCCAATGGGAGCTTGGATAAGTACCTCTTTGATGAACCTGAGATGATTTTAACATGGGAACAGAGGTTCAAGATCATCAAAGGTGTCGCTTCTGGGCTACTCTATCTACATGAAGGATGGGAACAAACTGTGATTCATAGAGACATCAAGGCAGGAAATGTTTTGTTGGACTCTGAGATGAACGGCAGGCTTGGGGACTTTGGACTTGCTAAGTTGTATGAGCATGGTTCAAATCCAAGCACAACAAGAGTTGTGGGAACATTGGGTTATTTAGCCCCTGAGCTTACGAAGACTGGTAAGCCTACCACAAGCTCTGATGTGTTTGCCTTTGGTGCATTCTTATTGGAAGTTGTATGCGGAAGAAGGCCAATAGAGCCAAAAGCATTGCCTGAGGAGTTGGTTTTGGTGGATTGGGTATGGGATAGGTGGAAGAAAGGTGCGATACTCGAGGCAGTCGACCCCAGGTTAGGAGGTCTTTATGATGAGGTAGAGGCAGTGGTGGTGCTTAAACTTGGATTAATGTGTTCCAGTAATTCCTCAGAAAGGAGGCCTAGCATGAGGCAAGTGGTGAGATACATGGAAGGTGAGGTGGTACTGCCGGATTTTGCTGCGGCACCTAATGAGTATAATGCGAAGAAAGGTGGTGGTCATGGTGGCGAGTTTGAGGACTTTGTGCATTCGTATCCAACATCCTCATTTGACAAGGTAAGCGCATGGTCGTCGGCTGACTACGTCGCCGACAAGGATGATCTTGAAGCTGGTTCAATATCACCGCTCTCCGTTACCGGCTGGAAAGGGAAGCGGTGA
- the LOC113730456 gene encoding ribulose bisphosphate carboxylase/oxygenase activase, chloroplastic isoform X2, translated as MAAAVSSIGAVNFAPLNLNGSGAGAAVPSSAFFGSSLKKVNSSYTAPKVSPGNFKIVATEIDEDKQTEKDRWKGLSTDTSDDQQDITRGKGMVDSLFQAPSGSGTHYAVLSSYEYLSQGLRTYNLDNTIDGLYIAPAFMDKLVVHITKNYMSLPGIKVPLILGVWGGKGQGKSFQCELVFAKMGINPIMMSAGELESGNAGEPAKLIRQRYREAADIIRKGKMCCLFINDLDAGAGRLGGTTQYTVNNQMVNATLMNIADNPTCVQLPGMYNKEENPRVPVIVTGNDFSTLYAPLIRDGRMEKFYWAPTRDDRIGVCTGIFRADNVPQEEIVKLVDTFPGQSIDFFGALRARVYDDEVRKWVSGVGVDKVGKKLVNSREGPPQFEKPAMTLEKLLEYGNMLVQEQENVKRVQLADKYLNEAALGDANEDAVESGSFYG; from the exons ATGGCAGCCGCCGTCTCCTCAATCGGAGCTGTCAACTTTGCCCCG CTCAACTTGAATGGCTCTGGAGCTGGAGCTGCGGTTCCTAGCTCAGCCTTCTTCGGCAGCAGCCTGAAGAAGGTGAACTCATCCTACACAGCCCCAAAGGTTTCACCGGGAAACTTTAAAATCGTGGCTACTGAGATTGACGAGGATAAGCAGACCGAGAAGGACAGATGGAAGGGCCTAAGCACTGATACCTCTGATGATCAACAAGACATCACCAGAGGAAAGGGCATGGTTGATTCTCTCTTCCAAGCCCCCTCGGGATCGGGAACCCACTATGCTGTCCTCAGCTCTTACGAATACCTCAGTCAGGGACTTCGCAC ATACAATTTGGACAACACCATCGACGGTTTGTACATCGCTCCTGCCTTCATGGACAAGCTCGTTGTTCACATAACCAAGAACTACATGTCCTTGCCTGGCATCAAG GTCCCCCTCATCCTGGGTGTCTGGGGAGGCAAAGGTCAAGGAAAATCTTTCCAGTGTGAGCTCGTCTTTGCCAAGATGGGAATCAA CCCTATCATGATGAGTGCCGGAGAACTGGAAAGCGGAAATGCAGGAGAGCCAGCCAAGCTTATCAGGCAAAGATACAGAGAAGCAGCTGACATTATCAGGAAGGGAAAAATGTGCTGTCTCTTCATCAACGATCTTGATGCCGGTGCTGGTCGTCTCGGTGGAACTACACAATACACTGTTAACAACCAGATGGTTAACGCCACCCTCATGAACATTGCTGATAACCCCACCTGTGTCCAACTCCCCGGTATGTACAACAAAGAAGAGAACCCCCGTGTGCCCGTCATTGTCACCGGTAATGATTTCTCCACCTTGTATGCTCCCCTTATCCGTGATGGTCGTATGGAGAAATTCTACTGGGCACCAACCCGCGACGATCGTATTGGTGTCTGCACCGGTATTTTCCGAGCTGACAATGTTCCTCAGGAAGAAATTGTCAAACTTGTCGACACTTTCCCTGGTCAATCCATTG ATTTCTTTGGTGCAttgagggcaagagtgtacGATGATGAAGTGAGGAAGTGGGTTTCCGGTGTTGGAGTGGACAAAGTTGGGAAAAAGCTCGTGAACTCAAGGGAAGGCCCTCCACAGTTCGAGAAGCCTGCCATGACCTTGGAGAAACTCCTCGAGTACGGCAACATGCTCGTCCAAGAGCAGGAGAACGTGAAGAGGGTCCAATTGGCTGACAAGTACTTGAACGAGGCCGCTCTTGGTGATGCCAACGAGGATGCTGTTGAGAGTGGAAGTTTCTACGGTTAG
- the LOC113730459 gene encoding uncharacterized protein isoform X1, whose product MTSDMELVPVTSQKHDPAWKHCQMYKNGERVQLKCVYCGKIFKGGGIHRIKEHLAGQKGNASSCLRVLPDVRLLMQESLNGVVMKKRKKQKLAEEITNYNVDNASEVDALTINNCGLNTEVNLLPVPDTLEQDSNFFVGREEGGGGNKASGRKKKGRVRKASSSANPNAIVACSNAAIATKKVNNHVHMAIGRFLFDVGVPLDAVNSVYFQPMIEAIASQGDGVVGPSYHDLRSWILKNAVQEVRNDIDQYTGSWGKTGCSVLVDEWVSEKGKTFLSFLVNSSEGTMFFRSADITNLVNSEDSLFELLKEVVEEVGVRNVMQVITNSEERYLAAARRLTDSYPSVFWTPCAAHCISLMLEDISRLEWVKSVLDQARTISRFMYNHNVVLNMMRRYTFGVDLVDLGITRSATHFTTLKRMVNIRHNLQSMVTSEEWMESPYSKKPEAFAVLDYIGNQSFWSTCALLTRLVDPLLRLLRIVGSDKRPAMGYVYAGVYRAKETIKKELTDKKEYSTYWDIIDHRWEQLQRHPLHAAGFYLNPNFFYSTEGDVHLHIRSLVYDCIEKLVPDPKFQDKVVKEIGSYHNGAGDFGRKMAVRARDTLLPAEWWSTYGGGCPNLARLAIRILSQTCSLIYFKQNQIPYEQMHDTRNCLERQRLNDLVFVQKNLWLKQMVQRNKEQDSVDPISYEHISILEDWVTGKPLCSEDLDSSDWMIVDPPLGNTMLLGTPIDDFEALGTGFDDYEIFEGVKDSEEENGG is encoded by the exons ATGACTTCAGATATGGAACTGGTACCTGTGACATCACAAAAACATGATCCTGCATGGAAGCACTGTCAAATGTATAAGAATGGTGAAAGGGTTCAGCTCAAGTGTGTGTATTGTGGGAAGATTTTTAAGGGTGGTGGAATCCATAGGATTAAGGAACATCTAGCTGGGCAAAAGGGTAATGCCTCTAGTTGTTTGAGAGTTCTGCCTGATGTTCGCCTTCTAATGCAAGAGAGCTTGAATGGGGTTGTtatgaaaaagaggaaaaagcaaAAACTTGCTGAAGAAATAACCAATTATAATGTGGATAATGCTAGTGAAGTTGATGCTTTGACTATAAATAATTGCGGTCTAAACACTGAAGTTAACTTGCTTCCTGTCCCAGATACGCTTGAACAGGACTCGAATTTTTTTGTGGGTAGGGAGGAAGGAGGAGGTGGAAATAAAGCAAGTGGTAGGAAGAAGAAGGGGAGAGTTAGAAAAGCATCTAGTTCTGCCAATCCTAATGCAATTGTTGCTTGTAGTAATGCAGCTATAGCTACGAAAAAGGTGAATAATCATGTCCATATGGCAATAGGGCGGTTTTTGTTTGACGTAGGGGTACCTTTAGACGCTGTGAATTCAGTTTATTTCCAACCCATGATTGAGGCGATTGCTTCTCAAGGTGATGGCGTTGTTGGACCATCTTACCATGATCTTCGGAGCTGGATCTTGAAGAATGCAGTTCAAGAAGTTAGAAATGATATTGACCAATACACAGGTTCTTGGGGAAAGACAGGATGTTCTGTATTGGTAGATGAATGGGTTTCAGAAAAAGGTAAAACTTTTTTAAGTTTCTTGGTAAATAGCTCCGAAGGGACAATGTTTTTCAGGTCTGCAGATATAACCAACTTGGTAAACTCTGAGGATTCTCTGTTTGAATTGCTTAAGGAGGTGGTAGAAGAAGTTGGTGTGAGAAATGTGATGCAAGTAATTACTAATAGTGAGGAGCGATATCTTGCTGCCGCTAGAAGACTGACTGATTCTTATCCCTCTGTATTCTGGACTCCTTGTGCTGCTCACTGCATAAGTTTGATGCTGGAGGACATCAGCAGGCTTGAGTGGGTAAAATCAGTACTTGACCAAGCCAGAACAATATCAAGATTCATGTATAATCATAATGTTGTTCTGAACATGATGAGACGGTACACTTTTGGAGTTGATTTAGTTGATCTGGGAATCACTCGCTCTGCAACACATTTTACGACGTTGAAGCGAATGGTTAACATAAGACACAATTTGCAATCCATGGTCACTTCAGAGGAGTGGATGGAGAGCCCATACTCAAAGAAACCAGAGGCATTTGCTGTGCTAGATTATATTGGTAATCAATCATTTTGGTCCACTTGTGCCTTACTTACTCGATTAGTTGATCCACTTTTGAGACTTCTGAGGATAGTTGGAAGCGACAAGAGGCCTGCCATGGGATATGTTTATGCTGGAGTATATCGAGCCAAAGAAACAATTAAGAAAGAACTCACTGATAAGAAGGAATATTCCACGTATTGGGATATTATAGATCATAGATGGGAACAACTTCAGCGTCATCCTCTTCATGCCGCTGGTTTCTACCTAAATCCTAACTTCTTTTACAGTACCGAAGGTGATGTACATCTTCATATCCGTTCACTGGTATATGACTGCATTGAGAAGTTGGTTCCAGACCCAAAATTTCAAGATAAAGTTGTGAAAGAGATAGGTTCTTATCACAATGGTGCTGGAGATTTTGGACGAAAGATGGCTGTTAGAGCTAGAGATACTTTACTTCCAG CTGAGTGGTGGTCAACTTATGGTGGGGGTTGCCCAAATCTGGCACGTTTAGCCATCCGCATTCTGAGTCAAACTTGCAGTCTGATCTActttaagcaaaatcaaatccCTTATGAGCAGATGCATGATACCAGAAACTGCTTAGAGCGACAGAGGCTTAATGACCTTGTCTTCGTCCAAAAGAACTTGTGGTTGAAGCAAAT GGTTCAAAGGAACAAAGAACAGGATTCAGTTGACCCGATATCGTATGAGCATATTTCCATTCTTGAGGACTGGGTGACGGGGAAACCATTATGCTCAGAAGACTTGGACAGCTCAGATTGGATGATAGTTGATCCACCTTTAGGCAACACAATGCTTTTAGGAACACcaattgatgattttgaagccCTCGGTACAG GCTTCGATGATTATGAAATTTTTGAGGGGGTGAAAGACAGTGAAGAAGAAAACGGAGGATAA